The following coding sequences are from one Triticum aestivum cultivar Chinese Spring chromosome 5A, IWGSC CS RefSeq v2.1, whole genome shotgun sequence window:
- the LOC123104753 gene encoding nicotinate-nucleotide pyrophosphorylase [carboxylating], chloroplastic, which produces MSPATPTAAAPIRQHLPSSSSSSSSSSGNPRPSARLRLPARPRAAPSASMSAEARPAPSPVPPPAHPTYDLSAVIALALSEDAGDRGDVSCLATIPTDVKAEATFIAKEDGAIAGISLAEMIFNQVDPSLKVEWFEADGNYVHKGLQFGKVYGCAQSIIVAERVVLNFMQRMSGIATMTKAMADAARPACILETRKTAPGLRLVDKWAVLIGGGKNHRLGLFDMVMIKDNHISVAGGITNAMTSVDQFLEKENLAVPVEVETRTLEEVRDLLKYTDENKTSLTRIMLDNMVVPLPNGDLDVSMLKDAVQLINGRFETEASGNVTMDTVKKIGETGVTYISSGALTHSVKALDISLKIDTELALQVGRRTNRA; this is translated from the exons ATGTCGCCCGCGactcccaccgccgccgcgcccaTCCGCCAGCAcctcccatcctcctcctcctcctcctcctcctcctccggcaacccGCGCCCCAGCGCCCGCCTGCGCCTGCCCGCTCGCCCCCGCGCCGCCCCCTCGGCCTCCATGTCCGCCGAGGCGCGCCCggcgccgtcgcccgtgcccccgccgGCGCACCCCACCTACGACCTCAGCGCCGTcatcgccctcgccctctccgAGGACGCCGGCGACCGAG GGGATGTGTCATGTTTGGCTACGATACCAACCGATGTGAAAGCTGAAGCCACTTTTATTGCTAAGGAGGATGGTGCCATTGCAGGCATAAGCCTGGCTGAGATGATTTTTAACCAAGTTGATCCGTCGTTGAAG GTTGAATGGTTTGAGGCTGATGGAAATTATGTGCATAAGGGATTGCAGTTTGGCAAAGTATATG ggtgtgctcagagTATCATTGTTGCTGAGAGGGTTGTGCTAAATTTCATGCAAAGAATGAGTGGAATCGCTACAATGACGAAG GCCATGGCTGATGCTGCTCGTCCTGCATGCATATTGGAAACAAGAAAAACTGCTCCAGGTTTACGCCTGGTTGACAAGTGGGCA GTACTAATTGGTGGTGGGAAGAATCACAGGCTTGGATTATTTGATATGGTTATGATAAAAGATAATCATATTTCTGTTGCCGGGGGCATTACAAATGCAATGACATCTGTTGATCAGTTCTTGGAGAAGGAAAATCTTGCAGTTCCTGTTGAG GTTGAGACAAGGACACTCGAGGAAGTTAGAGATTTATTGAAGTATACTGATGAGAACAAGACTTCATTAACTCGTATAATGTTGGATAATATGGTCGTCCCTCTTCCGAATGGGGATCTAGATGTATCAATGCTCAAAGATGCAGTTCAGTTGATAAATGGAAGATTTGAGACCGAG GCATCTGGAAATGTGACGATGGATACGGTGAAGAAAATCGGAGAAACTGGAGTTACATACATTTCAAG TGGAGCGTTGACGCATTCCGTGAAGGCGCTCGACATATCTCTCAAGATAGACACCGAGCTGGCTCTTCAAGTTGGAAGGCGCACAAATCGTGCCTGA